The Henckelia pumila isolate YLH828 chromosome 2, ASM3356847v2, whole genome shotgun sequence genome includes a window with the following:
- the LOC140877621 gene encoding uncharacterized protein produces MDWVVAVVELQQGGLYCNRWLDVEMRVMRVSVVVGGDDEDREQPRRHHRHRDEIHRFNLRRFLQMAPKPLEGSEIPEFAENRLERMENCFEVFERGAATWVEFCTAFRLLYFPPTIRKYKVNELMNLKQARIWIYEYQQKFFELLPYCSYVANCSEDKYDLFLQGLNPDIHDSVAINDDPTSYEVLVNCCFQEENNIKRKMTFYSFQPSKSLGTRAQSFKKPCASSSSGSGSGSGSSRGVFHFGKKQGQWLENQHLDKVRKLQFRRGHEDSWLGVPTRDHVFQILIPVFPPVREVEFRIELVPGMAPISRTPYRLELVEIGELQQHLQDLLDKEYIRPNVSSWGASILFVKKKDGFMRLCIDYIHIDEHAQHLRLVLQILREKQLYVMFSKCQFWIDRVVFLGHVISQKGVSVDPNMTEAILNWSRPTKASEICSFFGLAGYYHRFIEKFSRIARTLTQLTRKDITFVWSSECEQSFDELKNRLTTTPVLELPSGPRGYVVYTDLKTHEGNYPLNDLELAAIVFELKIWHHYLYDKQFEIFSDHKSLNYLFTLTELNMRQRR; encoded by the exons ATGGATTGGGTggtagcggtcgttgagctTCAGCAGGGTGGATTGTATTGTAACAG ATGGCTGGACGTGGAGATGAGAGTCATGAGAGTGTCGGTGGTCGTTGGGGGAGATGACGAGGATAGAGAGCAACCTCGGAGGCACCATCGTCACAGAGATGAAATACACCGATTTAATTTGCGTAGGTTTCTACAGATGGCTCCTAAGCCATTGGAGGGCAGCGAGATTCCAGAATTCGCAGAGAACAGGCTCGAGAGGATGGAGAACTGCTTCGAG GTGTTTGAGCGAGGCGCAGCCACTTGGGTTGAATTTTGTACTGCATTCAGATTACTTTACTTTCCTCCAACAATTCGAAAGTATAAGGTGAATGAGCTGATGAACTTGAAGCAGGCAAGAATTTGGATTtacgagtaccagcagaagttctttgagctGCTACCTTATTGCTCGTATGTTGCCAATTGCTCGGAGGACAAGTATGATCTTTTCCTGCAAGGTCTCAACCCGGATATTCATGATTCAGTAGCTATCAACGATGATCCGACATCGTATGAGGTGTTGGTGAACTGTTGTTTCCAAGAAGAGAACAACATCAAGAGGAAGATGACCTTTTATTCTTTCCAACCAAGTAAGTCCTTGGGGACTCGGGCCCAGTCTTTTAAGAAACCTTGTGCATCTTCTTCTTCAGGATCAGGTTCAGGTTCGGGATCCAGTAGAGGTGTgttccattttgggaagaagcaAGGACA ATGGTTGGAGAATCAACATCTGGATAAGGTTCGCAAGCTTCAGTTCCGCAGAGGCCATGAAGATAGTTGGTTGGGAGTACCAACCAGAGACCACGTATTCCAG atactg ATTCCAGTGTTTCCTCCAGTTAGAGAAGTTGAGTTCAGGATTGAGCTTGTGCCAGGGATGGCACCGATTTCTCGTAcaccttatcgtctggaacTAGTAGAGATTGGAGAGTTGCAGCAGCACTTGCAGGATTTGTTGGATAAGGAATATATTCGACCGAACGTTTCATCTTGGGGAGCGTCAATTctttttgtcaagaagaaggatggttttaTGCGTCTCTGTATCGATTATATACA TATTGACGAGCATGCGCAGCACTTGAGGCTTGTACTGCAGATTCTCCGTGAGAAGCAGTTATATGTCATGTTTAGTAAGTGCCagttttggattgaccgagtggtattccttggtcatgtcatttctcaaaaAGGTGTATCGGTGGACCCGAATATGACtgaagctattttgaattggtcgcgtccaacaaAAGCATCGGAGATTTGTAGCTTCTTCggtttagcagggtattatcatcgATTTATTGAGAAATTCTCACGGATTGCTAGAACATTGACACAATTGACGAGAAAAGATATTACTTTTGTCTGGTCAAGCGAGTGTGAGCAGAGTTTCGACGAATTGAAGAATCGACTGACTACCACGCCTGTACTTGAATTGCCATCAGGACCTAGAGGctatgtggtttacacagat ctgaagacccACGAAGGAAATTACCCATTGAACGACTTGGAGCTTGCAGCGATCGTGTTTGAACTAAAGATTtggcatcattatctgtatgacaAGCAgtttgagatcttttcggaccacaagagtttgaatTATTTGTTCACTCTgacagagttgaacatgcgtcAACGTCGTTGA